The Leptodactylus fuscus isolate aLepFus1 chromosome 1, aLepFus1.hap2, whole genome shotgun sequence nucleotide sequence ATAATAGCCCACGTACATATATGTGAGaatgcatgaaggggttaaagtaaaataaataatttaacctTAAAAAACAGTAAATGTAAGTTTCTTCTTAAAACTTTTCTGATTCAATGACTTCAGGTTGAAATTCGACTTACAAtccgcttctctcctgtgtgagttctttgatgtttaacaagatctgatttagagataaaacatttcccacattctgggcatgaatatggcttctctcctgcttcattagtattcactgtgctgagacggaggtcactGATAGTGAATAGTTATGAAGTGGGGGATAAAGCACGTAGAAAGTTTGCTATTAGCGGTTCATCATACATACGGGACATTGTTAACATTCTTGAAAAATTCTGCACATGCATAACATTAGGTAACTGCACATACTGTTATTAGCTGCTGATGCTGAAGGTCAGGAGGGAGTTCCCGAGATGCCGGAACTCGAGGTGTCCCGTGACAATTTTGGGACTGCTCAAATGAGATCCTAATCTGACTTATGCCAGAGGAAACGATCCGCACCAAGGCTTCTACCGAGctcccttccccacaatatatatatatatagtgcacctgTATCACTGACATATTACACGGGGCCTAGTTACCATGTTCCTTTCCAGAATGTTCTCCTATGATCTCACTACTTAGAATATTTTACACCCATCAATTCCAGCAGAAACCTTGGATGAAGATTGTTTAGGAAGTGTGAGGCCTAAAGATTAGACAGCACTGCCTTGTAGAGAGCGGCCTGATGCTTAGAGCACATATGGCTTCTTACAAGGAACTAGATGTCACATCTACAATTCTGCTCCTTCTCCttacacagtcatgtagattgtaAGGTGCTCGCCTCATAAGGAGGAAAATCACATTCATCTTTTCTATCTTCTCCCAATTTTACTCAGACAGTTTAGGAGGCTGCAAAATATTTCCCAAGAAGCTTTATGTCATTTCTTATTCCGCAGTCTTCTTTTATAAGACAGAAGGAAAGATTTTATAACAAATGGCCGACTACAGCtcatatatggttatatacaagtctatgtgatatatgtaatacatgaaaAAGCCGCAGGAGAGAGAAGGAGATGTCCGAGGATGTCAGTGATAGCAAGAAAAGAAAGTTACCAGAGATGGAAAGATTGTGGCTGTAATCCGGATTATTATATAAGGAAGGAGCAAGGAAGAGAGATCTaaggtacatacacatcacacacacagctctgctacatacatgtcacacacacagctctgctacatacatgtcacacacacagctctgctacatacacatcacacacagctctgctacatacacatcacacacacagctctgctacatccacgtcacacacacagtcctgctacatacacgtcacacacacagtcctgctacatacacatcacacacacacagctctactacatacacctcacacatgcagctctgctacatacacatcacacatgcagctctgctacatacacgtctgtaaaatatacagtatttaataaaatcATGTGTTGagaagccttagggctcgttcacacgggggggggggggggggggttggattttgaccatattttgactcggggagccaagtcaaaatatggtcacgATGTCGCGGTGCAACACGATTCAGCGAGccacgaatccgcctgaagaaagggcagctcgcttctttttttccgctatcagcagttgccgatagcggaaaaaggaacgctagtgatctccatagaccaccattgtaaaggggcggattatgacatggattccgctgtcaaaatccgcccctttggccccttgtgaactagcccttaagagaGAGGACTAAGCtccttattataaaaaaaaaaacacatgtagaTTTATTAAAGACTTCAGGGAAAAATGGAAATAGGGAAaccttccagaataacagaaatctcagtcaatgtctcattagcttacatcatcagagagGCTCATAGTtcggtttcttcatctggatatcttgttgagttccagcttggttcatgctcgatcatctggttgatggactctgggctggtcacgacatcttgtccaggatgacagagaagagatagcggcagacctgccatagaccccccccccatggatgacgaccaccagagacgtgtgtctgtcactcatttatgttcatgagagggggtgttgtcCTCCATTCTAAAGCTTTCTTGTGTCTATATTAGGATAACTCTAAAATGGTGCACCCTAACCACACCCATGTGGAAGAATGAAGTCAGCAGTCTAGAATTAATCCTATATGCCAGGAATATcgtaatatcataatatttaacaacgtcacacacagatagctctgctacatacacgtcacacacagacgactccgctacatacacgtcacacacagatggctccactgcatacacgtcacacacagatggctctgctgcatacacgtcatacacacagttctactacacacacacctacacgTTGCCCCACTAGGAGACCTGAATCAGCAATGTATTGATCACTGGTTCAACACTATACACGTGTACTGCAGTCTATAGTAGAAGTCACTATATGCAGATGCAGGATGACTTCCTCAGTTCTGACCAATTGAGAAAAAAGAGAGAGaaggacaccgagcgcactaagtgtagtagtgATGCAATGAGGTGATAAAGAAAAAGAATTGACCAATAggcctctcacctggtggggttgtgattAAGTCACAACACCCTACATTCACATTCGGAAAAGTAAACActtctggtgagagtggcagcggttccaggGAAGAACACCGGATTGTCCGGGAAAATAAATGTAGAAAAAAGAGAGACCCAGGATCCGCGCTCAGAGGTCAAGCCAGGTGGATGACAACCAATCGGCAGATAAAATTAAATCGATCTTTATTGGTACAGAaatagcacaacgcgtttcgggtaaaacaaaaccctttttcaagtgcgtaaATTACCAGAGCATATCGGGCAGGAATGAATTGCATTCCTGCCCGATATGCTCTGGTAATttacgcacttgaaaaagggttttgTTTTaccagaaacgcgttgtgctatTTCTGTACCACTAAAGATCGATTTAATTTTATCTGCCGATTGGTTGTCATCCACCTGGCTTGACCTCTGAGCGCGGCTCCTGGGTCTCTCCTTTTTCTACAGTTCTGAACAATAGCAACCAGGTGCTGGGGGGGCTaatagcagcccggggtcactggccagaccccgggctgcagaaGTTGCATATCGGCACTCCCCCCCCCACATCTTGAGGGTTAAGGAAGGGGTGTACATTACAGCCAACACCCGTTCCCAATGGTGCCTGCAGAATTCAGTGTCACTAGCAAACAATTAAGATGCTGCAGTCGATATTGACTACAGTATCTTAAGGGCTAAACAGTGGGGATCGGTGTTATCAACGTCCCTGATGTTGCAATGTGATCCTGTCTGTCAGATACAGCTGTGCTCCCATGATGATCGTACAGGCTCTTCTTCTGAGCCCGGTCAACCATCATCACATACGTGGAGATGCAGTAACTACCCAAATTTGCCCAAACACATGTATGTAAGAATGCacgaaggggttaaaagaaagtAAATAatttaacctaaaaaaaaaaacctgtgaatATATAGTGTTCCTTCTTACAACTTAGATGGGTCAATGACTTCAGGTTGAAAATCCACTTACAATTTGCTTCTCCCGTTTGTGAATGttttgatgcttaacaaggtgtgatttctgagcaaaacatttcccacattctgggcataaatatggcttctctcctgtgtgaattctttgatgcttaacaaggcctgatttctgagtaaaacatttcccacattctgggcataaatatggcttctgtcttgtgtgaattctttgatgcttaacaaggtcTGCTGtaaagataaaacatttcccacattctgagcaagaataagacttccctcctgtgtgaattctttgatgcgtAACAAGGCAtgatttccgagtaaaacatttcccacagtctgggcatgaaaatggcttcactcctgtgtgagttctttgatgctcAACAAGGTTTGATTTCTGAATAAAACTAtttccacattctgcacatggaaatggcttttctcctgtgtgagttctttgatgcttaacaaggtctggtttccgagcaaaacatttcccacattctaggcatgaaaatggcttctctcctgtgtgaattctttgatgcttaacaaggtcTCCTTTctcagcaaaacatttcccacattctaggcatgaaaatggcttctcccctgtgtgagttctttgatgcgtAACAAGTTTTGATttccaagtaaaacatttcccacattctgggcatgaatatggcttctctcttgtgtgagttctctgatgtataaaaCCTCTTCTGCAGCATTCCTTTTGCTTAACAGATTGTGATGAATTAGAAGACAGATCTTTCTCCTGTAGAGCTGAGGATATGTCTGGggtaatggcatgttcttcatatagatcttgtgtgataccatgatcctctgctttataatctgtagatatcagatgtccctctgagctcctggtacagtcatctgacaagaagaaaactgatgttactattattgaataacataaccttataagtatattccccactgagctgccgctgcctgagacgcttcagaccgtgtgaagaagtgaagtcagtggcacaggcagcaaacgacggcagcgcggcctacttcattagtattcactgtgctgagacggaggtcagtgatagtgactagtaatgaagcggggcaggagacgccaccactgctctaggtcactgtagaggtgaacacaatccatggctgcttaaatatggccacttatgtggaataatactgtaggatgccataaatcttactgtattacaccccatacacacaatagaatggAAACCatatctgctggatttcccagcctgaactcaccgcggatctgctgtcccatacagtatgtagtagggtctgtggagtcacaaggaagcagggactcctagcgtcatagatcactaagacacggggagtcctggtgtgtggacagagttcgggctgggaaatgtgactgatgtacagaccagattttctagtccggattccatagtgtgattggggtctaaggtgaggtttacacagtgacatttgtagaagctgcttcaggaattcagaagaagaatttttccgctttaccaaatcagcccccgaatctccatcagattccttactggccaggccggattttccacctcccatttatttccatagagctctgaggtggaatctccctgaagatcgagcaggaggattatttttccgctacctgaaataatctgctatataattctggtaaattctttcccttcacgaggactgacagccggtgaggaagaaatttgcctcgttcacatcgatgtcaagtccatattcctgctgtacgTTCTATTCtacactacatttattaccccctatagcggtatcacatttatattcaggtattattagtattttacctgaatcggggaacaacaaatagtctaaaccaggggtctcaaactcaatttacacgggggccgctggagatagagtctgggtgaggctgggccgcatcaggttttccacaagctatgctcgccgcagcaaatttagctccgcccaattttatgatgactccacccattcttattcattttccatgtgcccccacacagtataatcctcctacagtcacccgtacactatatgtccccacattataatgttcccttctaactgccccacagtattaggtccctctcctcatgccccagtttaatctgggggaaactagagggggcatgaaactggagcagctggagggggacataaaacagtgggggtagttggaggggggcaataaattaatggcagctgaagtgggacattaaactaggggcaactagagggggacattaaactcaggaggctagaagcagacattaaactgtaggggtagctggacagtgacaataaactggggacaactagaggcagacaggtccccctccagctactcctacggtttaatgccccctccagttgtccccagtttgtgccccccttcatctaccctcagtttcatctcccccaccatttctcccccagtttgatatcacccttcatttgccccattttatgtcccccctccatctgtccccagttttatgtcccccctccatctgccccagtttcatgtgccccatccatctgccccattttcagatacccccttcatctgcccccattttcatgctcccccttccatctgtgaccccaggttcatgttcccccctccatctctgcccctaggttactgacacacacacacacacacacacacactccatctcacattcctctcagtactacatctcttcatctttcggccgacacactaagacacgcctccaatagtcaggtgacgtctgacatcacacacaggtccttgagtcttaaacttcagcagtactagctttccactgttataacagcaataaaagcgatgggtgatcagtggaaagctaaTACTGCTGcagtttaagactcaaggacctgtgtgtgatgtcagacatcacctgactattggaggcgtgtcttagtgtgccggccaAAAGATGACTATAGAAGGatatgcagggagctgcgcgggggccgcaaactttcgtcccgagggccacagttggcccgcgggccgcaagtttgagatccctggtctaaacaatgtctgactagaatcagtgacccttctgtgctttatatagtggtgactcctcacctgggcgggtccctgtaggaatgtcctcctcacactcctcatcaccactcacatagggctcttcctttattctcatagatatagcattcatgtcgctcacatctttatcctgatggaaaatctgggaaacaaataatgtaaaagtcaccggacaaatggggaagtcacagagaatgttctagatcattaatccgcatgaagatgaaagatgtcctgacagtagctgcaggtctgtgagaagccggataaacatattagatggcggctcaatgacaccgcccatgtatataaccatctaatactgctggatacaacaagactgaccacaaggacttcacagcccgtctacacatcatagggaatatctccatctacctgatcatcatcctgtggaagaagaggactgggacatctctccggtgttgtcctcttactggatctacctgtaggaaacacagacagggactgaattcattctgtacatacaaataatggaagtccatgtgtatatagtcatgtctattacctgctgatgtgaggggctgctggtcctccatcatcacctccttgtacagatccttgtgtccttctaaatactcccactcctccatggagaaatagacagcgacatcctgacaccttataggaacctgacaacacaatgatacagtcatcaccccgacccctccagttactgtataatgtcccagcattcccagcactgtcacctctccagtcagcagctccagcatcttgtgggtgagttctaggatcttctgtccattgatctcctccagtatcaggaggtgaggtggaggccccaggattgggctcagggttcctccatatccttcatacacaggagcctgacagcgcccactagaggtcttcttcactactgtgtaatcctggttatggggagacacattaataaatctcactacatacatgtccagagtccatcacctctccagtcatatcatctgttattactatagataagaatgatgtcatgatgacatcatcagaatctctcacctctccagtaagctggtagatgatctctagggtgagatttaatagactttccgccatcttgttcctgtctctttccatccttgatggatcaatcaggaatattctcttatatagaagatactgagaggattctatattgtaggaacctgaatggagagaagatgagacaatgtaatcactacacggaatcccatggaataaatagaagagttgagtcccattattatcaccacctcctacttctgacgtcggcagcgtgtagctcaggaaggaagtgacttgttgtgggccggcttggtgggtatataaggtgtgtgataggctgaacagaatctcattgggagTATTAGATCAGCCTCAAGCGTACTGGCtgaggggtgttcagtgctgcccgggGTGTTACAGCACAAATTGGATCTGGAAGAACCAAAACCTGATGCCGAACAGTccaggaggctccagcagctctagtagaatgagccgtgctacccactaaggaggggaagaaaccctcaagaaAGTGAGGAAGGGTCCAAAGATACGGAGCTGACACTTGTAaagatgacactgactttccctgcagcttcagtcacaacaagtgatggttcgtccatcgatctcttggaacagccacaactgtcacagatagatctcccacatttctgtctggactacaatctactggccatagaggtgaagacactcggcccctgatattaccagcacactggaactaactgtacagtcctccctgaccctgacagaagaggaagtattacagcctagtacgcaacgtgcaacaacaagtgactaatgcagaggagaaagtggccaacgagaatctgtaggtttgtgacttactgaaatgagcagaatcttacatgatggtatagaggacgtagagaatgggccccgctgtagggacatgagaggaatgagtgtcccggagaatgttctatccagagatctaacaccgatacaggggcttgtaaaagtattcacaccccttcaccattatagtgtgtgggggccacgaggaggacattatagtgtgcgtgGGCCACAAGAACGTTATAGTTTGTGGGGGGCACGAGGAGGGtgactgaatgtatgagaagggctgagagcgagcacttacttTCTCGGGTACAGCGGTCATCtactcacaggacctgtgat carries:
- the LOC142190654 gene encoding gastrula zinc finger protein XlCGF66.1-like produces the protein MERDRNKMAESLLNLTLEIIYQLTGEDYTVVKKTSSGRCQAPVYEGYGGTLSPILGPPPHLLILEEINGQKILELTHKMLELLTGEVPIRCQDVAVYFSMEEWEYLEGHKDLYKEVMMEDQQPLTSAGRSSKRTTPERCPSPLLPQDDDQVDGDIPYDV